Genomic DNA from Gimesia aquarii:
TATATGATAATATCTTTGATTATCATACAATTTAATATTTTATAGTATAAAAATTTATTTGAAGCAATAAACCCAATCCCATGTTTTTGGACGTGGTTTCAGAAAATCGCATTTCATTGCCTGTCTCTCAGAGATTCACGAGAGCACGTATAGGAAAGTCGTCGTTAAAATGAAGATTTCGCAGGATGCCCGACAAGTTGATGCAGCAAAAACACTCAGTGCGGAACTGGCTGATCGCCTGTGTGAAAGAATCCGTAACGACCGACTCGCCCCTGGTTCACGCCTGGGAACAGAGGCCGATCTAGCCGATCAATTTGGTGTCTCGCGGACCGTGGTACGTGAGGCCATCGGTTCCCTGAGAGGCTTGGGAGTTGTGACGGGACGACAAGGTCTGGGGCTTTGTGTGGCAGAAGCAGATAACTTTTCCTCTGTCTTGCGGAAGGCTCTGGTACCACAGGTCGCCAGCCCCCAGGGATTATGTGAACTACAGCAACTGCGTGCCGTGATCGAAATTGGTTCTATCGCACTGGCAGTAGAACGGATCACATCTGAAGAAATTATTCGCCTGCAGACTATCGTTGCCGAGATGAAGCGTGTGATGAAAAACCTTAAGAAAGACGAAGCAGGAACGAGTAAAGCCTATAAAGAAATGGACTGCCTGTTTCACCAGACAATTCTTGCCGCTTCGCATGGCAGCTTTGTGAAACAGTTCCACGGAGTATTGCTGGATTACTTTCACGCAGGTGAATTCTACGGCCGCATTCCCACGTTGAAAGGACTCCGGGAACATGAAAAGATTGCCAATGCCATTGCTGATCGGGATACAGATAAAGCAACAAAACACTTAACGGAACATTTACAAACTCAGTTAAAAGCTCCGAGTGAATGATACTAAAAAGCCCCTCTTTTTTTTGTATCACAATAGATTTAACAATCGTGCAGACCATCGGACACTTGATTGAATGCGAGC
This window encodes:
- a CDS encoding FadR/GntR family transcriptional regulator, giving the protein MKISQDARQVDAAKTLSAELADRLCERIRNDRLAPGSRLGTEADLADQFGVSRTVVREAIGSLRGLGVVTGRQGLGLCVAEADNFSSVLRKALVPQVASPQGLCELQQLRAVIEIGSIALAVERITSEEIIRLQTIVAEMKRVMKNLKKDEAGTSKAYKEMDCLFHQTILAASHGSFVKQFHGVLLDYFHAGEFYGRIPTLKGLREHEKIANAIADRDTDKATKHLTEHLQTQLKAPSE